Within the Eucalyptus grandis isolate ANBG69807.140 chromosome 1, ASM1654582v1, whole genome shotgun sequence genome, the region CTCAGATTGGATCTGCCTTGGTTAACTAATCAAATTGTGCAGTAATCCGATAAATGTTCAAGATGGGAAACTGTAATTTCACGTGTAGATGAGATTCTCCCCATTGCCTCCATATATGTGCATGCTCTCCAATAGATAAATTGTGTCACTGGCTAACTAGTCATGAATTAGGGTTAAAGTAATTGTGATAAGATGCTATTATGAGTAACCTAATTATAATCACTTCTACAAGAGATAAATAAAAATCTCCAGGAAGTGTGCTTACTTTATAGGGATTAGGAAAGGAAAGGACTAAATGGTTCATTTGCAAAATGAAACTACATTAGAGAATATGCATAACCCATGTTTTCTATCATATGATGTTTTGGTGGAAATAATTAACCATATGATAGGAGGATATATCTCTCTATGTGGTTCTTGGTTCCCATGAAGAACCCTAAGCCGATTTATCCAGAGTCCACAATCTCACTACTACTCTCCATATGCAAATAGCCTATCTACCTGATTCACCGTGACTTCTCAATCAAAGCCTAAGAACTTTTATCCAAACGAATTAGATTATCTTTGTAACTTGACCCAGTGAACTGGATAAAATGGGAAACAATTTGCCTATTGCAAATCTAGAGATTGGTAAGTCAGAAATTGGAGTTCATTTGTTTGAATTCCAATTACCATGTACAAGCTGCTCTAGTCAAAACCACCTGCGCAGACCACTTGGACTATTCATGATGCTTGCAGGGTTTTCTATAGGCTTCCAGGTAACCAAGCCTCTGCTCTCATGCCGTCAACTCGTAAATACAGTAACTTGGTCCCTATGCGATCTCGATGATCTCTCTTGCATCCCAACGACAGTATACATCTAAAGACCCTGTATTTATCGATGCACAGTCCATAAAGTTTGGGATCGCATGGACAAAGGCGGGTCCACCGGATGTGTATGGTACCTTTAATTGGACTGGACATATTCTCTGTCGACCCCTCTTCACCGATGTCAATTTTGCTACTACTATTCATCCAGGACACATGAGTCGATCTTTGCCGAGCCGGATAAATGCTTATCCAAGAAACGAGGACATCGTGAGTGCCATTCACAAACGATGCGGGCCCAAGGGCTGCTCTAATCTTAGCCCACAACAAAGTCTTCGTAGTAAGGTGATGCTAGAAAGATCCCGTCCATTTCCGCggcaatttcaaataattatagGCCGTTCATTATTCCATACGtaataaatttttgaagaaaattggtAAAAGGTAAAAGTATAGCTACAAACATAGAGATTTCTCAATCATATGATCAGACCAATCGAAGGGCTCCAATCTGCTCCATTCGTCGATTGACAGATTTGACGGTAGTGAGGGCTTATTAGGTTGGGACAGAGGTGGGGGTGTCCCTATCGTAAATGTGTATCCACCCCTATTAGTTTCGTAAAATTTTTGTCGGACATTATTATACAAACTATGAAGTTGGGACTCTTAACCACCAGTTTTGCAATTTGCAGTTAATTAAAGTTTCATATCAAATGTTCTCTACCAAGCGGAAGAAATAAAacttaattagtttttttaatataacttGTAATTAATAAGTATCATATCGAATATTCTctgccttcttttgtttttgaaaaaggtCATGATTTCCTCTTGCTCAATTTTCTGATGGGTAAGTTACATTTATGGATATCACCCACAAGAAACACATATGTTTCAAATTTTGAAGGGAAAGTGTAAATAAAAGTTAGATTTGGATAGAATTTCCTCCTAAAAGATTCTATCGATTCGAGATACACTTGCCATCAGTCTTGCGTTTGAGCACAAAACAAAGTACGGTGATGGGAAAAAAGCCCATGAGATTGATGAAAGGCTGGAAGAGTATAAGAACAAACACTTTGGAATTAGCTACAAACAAAAACTATTTAGGTAGTAAGTCACATTAATCTAACTGATAAAAACGCGATTAAAGAAAAGCAATTATCTATGCTTCAGACATGGTAATTCTTGGTAATGCATAACAAATGGCTTAATGCAAAATGCCAATTTCGCAAAAGGACAAGTCTTTTGTATTAATGCAAAATGCCAATTTcgcaaaagaaaaagtgggaaGTGCCACTTCAAGATTGAACCAGGCAGCACTTGTTCTTCAACGTCAAGCGTAAAAAGCGATCACGTTGGGACTCCCAACCACTGGGCCACTTGAACTATTTTTGcagcttttcacttttttcttttatcgaaAAACACTGCATTCTTATCTGTCTCTCGTtcttataataataatactgTGAAAATAGTTATTGGTCCTCTTCGAAAGTTGAAGAAAATTCTCGAAGATAGTAACGCAAATTGAGAGACAGAAGTTAGGAAGATCTCTAAACGCAAAGGACAGGAGAATGCAAAAGACTTGAACAGGTActcaaatcacaaaaaaaaaaaaaaaaaaaaaactcgacaTTTACTGACCATAACGACTATTTCACACCAAACACAAACACGTTGTTATTGATATCAGATTCAGATACCAAAATAGATTGTAATGCAAAGCAAGAGAGGCTTTCGGTCGGAGGTAGTTAGAGACCAAGTTCTCTCTTGATCACCAGGCTGAACCCATGTTTATTCCATCTTGACCACACTTCGTTCTTCCATTATTACTTGGCAATTGTCCACATCATGTTATTCTCATTTATCCAATGGCAGACCTCGATCTGGCCAGGACCCGATCCAAGCAACAGAAATGATCCATGGGCAGGGCTCCAAGTTGATGTGTCCATATGACAAATGGCGACACCGTGATTGATCTTAGCCTTGGATTTGGGATCTAGTATATCTGCTTCGTAAACTCGGACATTTGGAAATGCATGACAGTAATAGACAATGTAAGGAAATAGACTCTGGTGACAGGCCACGGGCTTGCTCCCTTCGCTGCCCTCGATCCTCTTGACCACCCCGATCAAGACCTCCTGCTTCGACCCTCTGGCACTCTCCGTGGATCGGACCATGACGTCATGACCCAAAACCGAGGTGGCGAAGTCGATCATATCCTCGATGGAGGCCAGACACCTCTTGGTTTCGTCTTGGAGTGCTGCACCCTCGCACAGGCCTAGCGTTTGTGCCATGATCTTCTCCATAGTGGAATTTTCTATGGCATGGAAGATTTGCTTCAACTCAGCGAGCTTCGAGGTTGAGAATGGCAGTTTGGAGGAAATGCGGCGAGGCAAAAATGACGTTTTGGGAAAGTTATCCCGGAGGTCGGGCATTGGCATCACATTCCCGCTCTTCAGCATCGACTCTCGAAAGAACAAGCCCTGCTCCATGCCCCCA harbors:
- the LOC120292169 gene encoding polygalacturonase-1 non-catalytic subunit beta-like — its product is MEQGLFFRESMLKSGNVMPMPDLRDNFPKTSFLPRRISSKLPFSTSKLAELKQIFHAIENSTMEKIMAQTLGLCEGAALQDETKRCLASIEDMIDFATSVLGHDVMVRSTESARGSKQEVLIGVVKRIEGSEGSKPVACHQSLFPYIVYYCHAFPNVRVYEADILDPKSKAKINHGVAICHMDTSTWSPAHGSFLLLGSGPGQIEVCHWINENNMMWTIAK